Proteins encoded together in one Plectropomus leopardus isolate mb chromosome 19, YSFRI_Pleo_2.0, whole genome shotgun sequence window:
- the LOC121958554 gene encoding receptor-type tyrosine-protein phosphatase H-like isoform X6, protein MKPLSFKVISDHFLLCVFLSLLWGVTDITTTRTPSTTLTTVTSTTQAVTTETTTAASTTPAIKSPPGNVENVTVSSQNETSITLVWNKVDNLLTYFLQYNNSGSLKVDTVVAQEEGLSVIHVVDSLTPGTKYDFRLITESDGGNSTGYSFEAVTAPLNAMGFKSVGESETSITLQWEKVNNFLNYRLVFNGQEINVTASAGHQVTHTVPGLTSMTRYVFTLFTLFGNVKSHGVTTPAFTAPRNTEKFDTVEQNETSITLQWQKVDGLLNYTLVFNEKEISVTASVGNEVTHTVSGLTSMTRYVFTLFTLFENVRSSGVNTTAFTAPRNTEAIESAGQNETSITLQWKEVNGVTNYILVLDKREIDVSALMGQEKVIHTISGLTSGTKYNFTLYSLFGNVRSSGLNYSAATAPCNTEEVESVGQNETSITLQWKKVNEILNYTLVFNERVINLTALKEIENVTHTISELTSGTKYNFCLYTVFENVRSSGVKHSAVTAPVNVKTVTVLTQNESSVTLMWDKVNNISTYFLQYDNNGSYIEVNQGASVTHEVSSLNAGTNYHFTVITRFEKVNSTGFSFNAVTVPSMVALVEVTERSATTITLTWQRVKTDWDYFLLIKGGNTQRLPDRAPDVVSRSVTSLKPGTKYFFSVITTFSGHNSTAYSNYTVTMIDCATVNWHVTNSSIQGTVKGLFSKATATYQSQIHTSHGGSNVTFTGLYPGATYEVSLEYENDSRRYPQCNHNLTIIPPLLSGHCEYWAAGYSLYIVWDNPKGVWTSVEVNVMGQSHTQLANGEQYLILSGFQPARKYEVSITSISGTVRSYKPYVFQCLTDPRGVIAGSVFAVLLFVILVCVAVFIFLKRPDIISRKKSFIGGSKQTNKKSKAISVAKFPDHFTQLSADENRGFTQEYESLSPVGTEQTRKVASLLENKTRNRFNNVQPYDWCRVKLTTSSSIGASDYINASYMPGYNNSREYIASQGPLPTTVNDFWRMVWEQRVNCIVMVTNCTEGGKIKCERYWPADTQPCSYGELEVTLTSEQQEINWTLREFSVKHSNNSEERIVKHFHFTAWPDHGVPQGTEDLIQFRGLVRLHIEREGTRAPTVVHCSAGVGRTGTIIALDVLLQQLEKERAVGINGFVHKMRLNRPYMVQTESQYVFLHQCIMDSLQPHETADENIYENADMIYANATALRDLR, encoded by the exons ATGAAGCCTTTATCTTTCAAAGTCATCTCAGACCACTTTCTGCTGTGCGTCTTCCTGAGTCTGCTCTGG GGTGTCACTGACATCACAACGACAAGAACACCGAGCACAACGCTGACAACAGTAACAAGCACAACACAAGCagtaacaacagaaacaacaacagcagcatcaacCACTCCAGCAATAAAATCAC CTCCTGGAAATGTGGAGAATGTGACAGTTTCATCACAAAACGAGACCAGTATAACTCTGGTGTGGAACAAGGTTGACAACCTCTTAACATACTTCCTACAATATAATAACAGCGGTAGTCTAAAGGTGGACACTGTTGTTGCACAAGAGGAAGGGTTATCAGTTATACATGTGGTTGATTCGCTTACTCCTGGGACAAAATATGATTTCCGTCTCATCACTGAATCTGATGGAGGCAACAGCACTGGATACTCATTTGAAGCTGTCACTG CTCCTCTTAACGCAATGGGGTTCAAGTCAGTTGGAGAAAGTGAGACCAGTATAACTCTGCAGTGGGAAAAAGTGAATAACTTCCTCAACTATAGACTTGTGTTCAATGGTCAGGAGATAAACGTCACTGCATCAGCGGGACATCAAGTAACACACACAGTCCCAGGTCTCACAAGTATGACAAGATACGTCTTCACTCTTTTCACTctgtttggaaatgtcaaaagcCATGGAGTAACGACCCCTGCATTCACTG CTCCTCGTAACACGGAAAAGTTTGACACAGTTGAACAAAATGAGACCAGTATAACTCTGCAATGGCAAAAAGTGGATGGCCTCCTCAACTATACACTTGTGTTTAATGAAAAGGAGATAAGCGTCACTGCATCAGTGGGAAATGAAGTGACGCACACAGTCTCAGGTCTCACAAGTATGACGAGATACGTCTTCACTCTGTTCACTCtgtttgaaaatgtcagaaGCAGCGGAGTAAATACCACTGCATTTACTG CTCCCCGTAACACAGAAGCGATAGAATCAGCTGGACAAAATGAGACCAGTATAACTCTGCAATGGAAAGAAGTGAATGGCGTTACCAACTATATCCTTGTACTCGATAAAAGGGAAATAGATGTATCTGCATTGATGGGACAGGAAAAAGTGATACACACAATCTCAGGGCTCACAAGTGGGACTAAATACAACTTCACTCTCTATAGTCTCTTTGGAAATGTCAGAAGCAGTGGCCTAAACTACAGTGCAGCCACAG CTCCCTGTAACACAGAGGAGGTAGAATCAGTTGGACAAAATGAGACCAGCATAACTCTACAATGGAAAAAAGTGAATGAAATCCTCAACTATACTCTTGTGTTCAATGAAAGGGTTATAAACCTCACTGCATTAAAGGAAATAGAAAACGTGACACACACAATTTCAGAACTCACAAGTGGGACTAAATACAATTTTTGTCTTTACACtgtgtttgaaaatgtcagaaGCAGTGGAGTAAAACACTCGGCAGTCACTG CGCCGGTAAATGTTAAGACTGTGACTGTGTTGACACAAAATGAGAGTAGTGTAACTCTGATGTGGGACAAGGTTAACAACATCTCAACCTACTTCCTACAATATGATAACAATGGAAGTTACATTGAAGTCAATCAAGGGGCATCAGTTACACATGAGGTCTCTTCACTTAATGCTGGAACAAACTATCATTTCACTGTCATCACTCGCTTTGAGAAAGTCAACAGCACTGGATTCTCATTTAACGCTGTGACAG ttcccTCCATGGTGGCTTTGGTTGAGGTGACTGAACGCTCAGCGACCACAATAACGCTGACGTGGCAGAGAGTGAAAACAGACTGGGACTACTTTCTCCTAATTAAAGGAGGAAATACGCAGCGTCTCCCAGACAGAGCCCCGGATGTTGTGTCCCGATCAGTCACATCTCTCAAGCCTGGaacaaaatatttcttcagTGTGATCACAACATTCTCGGGACACAACAGCACTGCCTATAGCAACTACACAGTAACAA tgatagACTGTGCCACTGTAAACTGGCATGTTACCAACTCATCGATCCAAGGAACGGTCAAAGGCTTGTTCTCAAAAGCAACAGCCACTTACCAATCACAAATTCATACCAGTCATGGAGGTAGCAATGTGACATTTACCGGCCTTTACCCTGGAGCGACCTATGAGGTGTCTCTTGAGTATGAAAATGATTCCAGACGCTATCCACAGTGCAATCACAACCTGACAATCA ttcCTCCATTGTTAAGTGGTCACTGTGAGTACTGGGCAGCTGGCTACTCTCTCTATATTGTCTGGGATAACCCGAAAGGTGTGTGGACTTCAGTAGAGGTCAACGTGATGGGGCAATCTCACACACAACTTGCAAATGGGGAACAGTATCTCATATTATCTGGATTCCAACCTGCCAGGAAATATGAGGTGTCTATAACTTCAATATCTGGCACTGTAAGGAGTTATAAGCCATATGTTTTTCAGTGTCTTACTGATCCGAGAG GAGTTATTGCAGGGTCAGTATTTGCTGTTCTGCTTTTTGTTATCCTGGTCTGTGTGgctgtcttcatttttttgaaaagaccAGATATCATCAG cagaaaaaaatcattcattgGTGGTTCcaaacaaaccaataaaaagagCAA aGCTATTTCTGTGGCAAAGTTTCCAGACCATTTCACCCAATTAAGTGCAGATGAGAACAGAGGTTTTACCCAGGAATATGAG AGCCTCAGCCCTGTTGGCACGGAGCAGACTCGAAAAGTAGCAAGTCTACTTGAGAACAAAACAAGGAATCGTTTCAACAATGTCCAGCCAT ATGACTGGTGCCGGGTGAAGCTCACTACTTCCAGTTCCATTGGAGCTTCTGACTACATTAATGCCAGTTACATGCCA GGCtacaacaacagcagagagTACATCGCCTCTCAGGGTCCTCTGCCCACCACAGTCAATGACTTCTGGAGGATGGTCTGGGAACAAAGAGTGAATTGCATTGTCATGGTAACCAACTGCACTGAGGGAGGAAAG ATTAAGTGTGAACGATACTGGCCTGCAGACACTCAGCCTTGCTCTTATggagagctggaggtcacgtTGACATCTGAGCAGCAGGAGATCAACTGGACACTGAGGGAATTCAGTGTAAAACAT AGCAACAACTCAGAGGAGCGCATagtgaaacattttcatttcactgcCTGGCCTGACCATGGAGTCCCACAGGGCACAGAAGACCTGATCCAGTTCAGAGGACTGGTGAGACTGCACATAGAGAGAGAAGGGACCAGAGCACCAACTGTGGTTCACTGCAG TGCTGGAGTGGGGAGGACAGGCACTATCATTGCCCTGGATGTGCTGCTTCAGCAGCTCGAGAAAGAAAGAGCGGTGGGCATCAACGGCTTTGTGCACAAGATGAGACTGAACCGACCATACATGGTGCAGACAGAG TCCCAGTATGTGTTCCTGCATCAATGCATCATGGACTCACTGCAACCACATGAGACGGCTGATGAGAACATATATGAGAATGCGGACATGATATACGCCAATGCCACTGCACTGCGAGACCTTCGTTAG
- the LOC121958554 gene encoding receptor-type tyrosine-protein phosphatase H-like isoform X3, with product MKPLSFKVISDHFLLCVFLSLLWGVTDITTTRTPSTTLTTVTSTTQAVTTETTTAASTTPAIKSPPGNVENVTVSSQNETSITLVWNKVDNLLTYFLQYNNSGSLKVDTVVAQEEGLSVIHVVDSLTPGTKYDFRLITESDGGNSTGYSFEAVTAPLNAMGFKSVGESETSITLQWEKVNNFLNYRLVFNGQEINVTASAGHQVTHTVPGLTSMTRYVFTLFTLFGNVKSHGVTTPAFTAPPNAEDFKSVGENETSITLQWKQVDGIINYTLVYNEKETDVPASAGQDLITYTIPGLTNGTKYVFTLFTVFHGIRSSGENTTALTIPLDAMGFKSVGESETSITLQWEKVNDFLNYRLVFDGEEINVTASAGHQVTHTVPGLTSMTRYVFTLFTLFGNVKSRGVTTPAFTAPRNTEKFDTVEQNETSITLQWQKVDGLLNYTLVFNEKEISVTASVGNEVTHTVSGLTSMTRYVFTLFTLFENVRSSGVNTTAFTAPRNTEAIESAGQNETSITLQWKEVNGVTNYILVLDKREIDVSALMGQEKVIHTISGLTSGTKYNFTLYSLFGNVRSSGLNYSAATAPCNTEEVESVGQNETSITLQWKKVNEILNYTLVFNERVINLTALKEIENVTHTISELTSGTKYNFCLYTVFENVRSSGVKHSAVTVPSMVALVEVTERSATTITLTWQRVKTDWDYFLLIKGGNTQRLPDRAPDVVSRSVTSLKPGTKYFFSVITTFSGHNSTAYSNYTVTMIDCATVNWHVTNSSIQGTVKGLFSKATATYQSQIHTSHGGSNVTFTGLYPGATYEVSLEYENDSRRYPQCNHNLTIIPPLLSGHCEYWAAGYSLYIVWDNPKGVWTSVEVNVMGQSHTQLANGEQYLILSGFQPARKYEVSITSISGTVRSYKPYVFQCLTDPRGVIAGSVFAVLLFVILVCVAVFIFLKRPDIISRKKSFIGGSKQTNKKSKAISVAKFPDHFTQLSADENRGFTQEYESLSPVGTEQTRKVASLLENKTRNRFNNVQPYDWCRVKLTTSSSIGASDYINASYMPGYNNSREYIASQGPLPTTVNDFWRMVWEQRVNCIVMVTNCTEGGKIKCERYWPADTQPCSYGELEVTLTSEQQEINWTLREFSVKHSNNSEERIVKHFHFTAWPDHGVPQGTEDLIQFRGLVRLHIEREGTRAPTVVHCSAGVGRTGTIIALDVLLQQLEKERAVGINGFVHKMRLNRPYMVQTESQYVFLHQCIMDSLQPHETADENIYENADMIYANATALRDLR from the exons ATGAAGCCTTTATCTTTCAAAGTCATCTCAGACCACTTTCTGCTGTGCGTCTTCCTGAGTCTGCTCTGG GGTGTCACTGACATCACAACGACAAGAACACCGAGCACAACGCTGACAACAGTAACAAGCACAACACAAGCagtaacaacagaaacaacaacagcagcatcaacCACTCCAGCAATAAAATCAC CTCCTGGAAATGTGGAGAATGTGACAGTTTCATCACAAAACGAGACCAGTATAACTCTGGTGTGGAACAAGGTTGACAACCTCTTAACATACTTCCTACAATATAATAACAGCGGTAGTCTAAAGGTGGACACTGTTGTTGCACAAGAGGAAGGGTTATCAGTTATACATGTGGTTGATTCGCTTACTCCTGGGACAAAATATGATTTCCGTCTCATCACTGAATCTGATGGAGGCAACAGCACTGGATACTCATTTGAAGCTGTCACTG CTCCTCTTAACGCAATGGGGTTCAAGTCAGTTGGAGAAAGTGAGACCAGTATAACTCTGCAGTGGGAAAAAGTGAATAACTTCCTCAACTATAGACTTGTGTTCAATGGTCAGGAGATAAACGTCACTGCATCAGCGGGACATCAAGTAACACACACAGTCCCAGGTCTCACAAGTATGACAAGATACGTCTTCACTCTTTTCACTctgtttggaaatgtcaaaagcCATGGAGTAACGACCCCTGCATTCACTG CTCCTCCTAATGCAGAGGATTTCAAGTCAGTTGGAGAAAATGAGACCAGTATAactctgcagtggaaacaaGTGGATGGCATCATCAATTATACACTTGTGTATAATGAAAAGGAGACAGATGTTCCTGCATCAGCGGGACAGGATCTAATAACATACACAATACCAGGACTCACAAATGGGACTAAATATGTCTTCACTCTCTTCACTGTGTTTCATGGTATCAGAAGCAGTGGAGAAAACACCACAGCATTAACCA TTCCTCTTGACGCAATGGGGTTCAAGTCAGTTGGAGAAAGTGAGACCAGTATAACTCTGCAGTGGGAAAAAGTGAATGACTTCCTCAACTATAGACTTGTGTTCGATGGTGAGGAGATAAACGTCACTGCATCAGCGGGACATCAAGTAACACACACAGTCCCAGGTCTCACAAGTATGACAAGATATGTCTTCACTCTTTTCACTctgtttggaaatgtcaaaagcCGTGGAGTAACAACCCCTGCATTCACTG CTCCTCGTAACACGGAAAAGTTTGACACAGTTGAACAAAATGAGACCAGTATAACTCTGCAATGGCAAAAAGTGGATGGCCTCCTCAACTATACACTTGTGTTTAATGAAAAGGAGATAAGCGTCACTGCATCAGTGGGAAATGAAGTGACGCACACAGTCTCAGGTCTCACAAGTATGACGAGATACGTCTTCACTCTGTTCACTCtgtttgaaaatgtcagaaGCAGCGGAGTAAATACCACTGCATTTACTG CTCCCCGTAACACAGAAGCGATAGAATCAGCTGGACAAAATGAGACCAGTATAACTCTGCAATGGAAAGAAGTGAATGGCGTTACCAACTATATCCTTGTACTCGATAAAAGGGAAATAGATGTATCTGCATTGATGGGACAGGAAAAAGTGATACACACAATCTCAGGGCTCACAAGTGGGACTAAATACAACTTCACTCTCTATAGTCTCTTTGGAAATGTCAGAAGCAGTGGCCTAAACTACAGTGCAGCCACAG CTCCCTGTAACACAGAGGAGGTAGAATCAGTTGGACAAAATGAGACCAGCATAACTCTACAATGGAAAAAAGTGAATGAAATCCTCAACTATACTCTTGTGTTCAATGAAAGGGTTATAAACCTCACTGCATTAAAGGAAATAGAAAACGTGACACACACAATTTCAGAACTCACAAGTGGGACTAAATACAATTTTTGTCTTTACACtgtgtttgaaaatgtcagaaGCAGTGGAGTAAAACACTCGGCAGTCACTG ttcccTCCATGGTGGCTTTGGTTGAGGTGACTGAACGCTCAGCGACCACAATAACGCTGACGTGGCAGAGAGTGAAAACAGACTGGGACTACTTTCTCCTAATTAAAGGAGGAAATACGCAGCGTCTCCCAGACAGAGCCCCGGATGTTGTGTCCCGATCAGTCACATCTCTCAAGCCTGGaacaaaatatttcttcagTGTGATCACAACATTCTCGGGACACAACAGCACTGCCTATAGCAACTACACAGTAACAA tgatagACTGTGCCACTGTAAACTGGCATGTTACCAACTCATCGATCCAAGGAACGGTCAAAGGCTTGTTCTCAAAAGCAACAGCCACTTACCAATCACAAATTCATACCAGTCATGGAGGTAGCAATGTGACATTTACCGGCCTTTACCCTGGAGCGACCTATGAGGTGTCTCTTGAGTATGAAAATGATTCCAGACGCTATCCACAGTGCAATCACAACCTGACAATCA ttcCTCCATTGTTAAGTGGTCACTGTGAGTACTGGGCAGCTGGCTACTCTCTCTATATTGTCTGGGATAACCCGAAAGGTGTGTGGACTTCAGTAGAGGTCAACGTGATGGGGCAATCTCACACACAACTTGCAAATGGGGAACAGTATCTCATATTATCTGGATTCCAACCTGCCAGGAAATATGAGGTGTCTATAACTTCAATATCTGGCACTGTAAGGAGTTATAAGCCATATGTTTTTCAGTGTCTTACTGATCCGAGAG GAGTTATTGCAGGGTCAGTATTTGCTGTTCTGCTTTTTGTTATCCTGGTCTGTGTGgctgtcttcatttttttgaaaagaccAGATATCATCAG cagaaaaaaatcattcattgGTGGTTCcaaacaaaccaataaaaagagCAA aGCTATTTCTGTGGCAAAGTTTCCAGACCATTTCACCCAATTAAGTGCAGATGAGAACAGAGGTTTTACCCAGGAATATGAG AGCCTCAGCCCTGTTGGCACGGAGCAGACTCGAAAAGTAGCAAGTCTACTTGAGAACAAAACAAGGAATCGTTTCAACAATGTCCAGCCAT ATGACTGGTGCCGGGTGAAGCTCACTACTTCCAGTTCCATTGGAGCTTCTGACTACATTAATGCCAGTTACATGCCA GGCtacaacaacagcagagagTACATCGCCTCTCAGGGTCCTCTGCCCACCACAGTCAATGACTTCTGGAGGATGGTCTGGGAACAAAGAGTGAATTGCATTGTCATGGTAACCAACTGCACTGAGGGAGGAAAG ATTAAGTGTGAACGATACTGGCCTGCAGACACTCAGCCTTGCTCTTATggagagctggaggtcacgtTGACATCTGAGCAGCAGGAGATCAACTGGACACTGAGGGAATTCAGTGTAAAACAT AGCAACAACTCAGAGGAGCGCATagtgaaacattttcatttcactgcCTGGCCTGACCATGGAGTCCCACAGGGCACAGAAGACCTGATCCAGTTCAGAGGACTGGTGAGACTGCACATAGAGAGAGAAGGGACCAGAGCACCAACTGTGGTTCACTGCAG TGCTGGAGTGGGGAGGACAGGCACTATCATTGCCCTGGATGTGCTGCTTCAGCAGCTCGAGAAAGAAAGAGCGGTGGGCATCAACGGCTTTGTGCACAAGATGAGACTGAACCGACCATACATGGTGCAGACAGAG TCCCAGTATGTGTTCCTGCATCAATGCATCATGGACTCACTGCAACCACATGAGACGGCTGATGAGAACATATATGAGAATGCGGACATGATATACGCCAATGCCACTGCACTGCGAGACCTTCGTTAG